In [Clostridium] cellulosi, one genomic interval encodes:
- the mnmE gene encoding tRNA modification GTPase MnmE (High confidence in function and specificity): MSETIAAISTALYPAGIGVVRLSGDDAFLIADKIWRSNSGKKLMDMPANTAAVGIVHDEETDIDECVALVFKEPHSFTGENVVELSCHGGVYILRRVLEAAIKSGARPAGPGEFTKRAFLNGKMDLTEAEAVMDLISAQGETAARAALSQHKGALFKEIEKVKKSLIELSADITAWVDFPDEDVPSLEPQTLINTLSDVKNELEKLRDNYSRGRIIKEGVETVIIGRPNVGKSTLMNAISGYEKSIVTEIPGTTRDVVEDSVAFAGVVLKLWDTAGIRETDDPVESIGVKRAKEKLDDAQLILAVFDGSKELTDDDKKIIEQTSGRNVIAVVNKCDLPLKINKSYIENRIKPVVYISAGKQEGIEKLEEKIKEIIGTSSFDPSAAYLANLRQLECVKRADEAINMAIDTVEKGFTLDAVTVFIDDALNAIFELTGERASDSVIDRVFSKFCIGK, from the coding sequence ATGAGCGAAACAATTGCCGCAATATCAACAGCACTTTATCCAGCCGGAATTGGTGTCGTCAGGTTATCGGGAGATGACGCCTTTTTGATTGCGGATAAGATTTGGCGGTCCAACAGCGGAAAAAAATTAATGGATATGCCGGCAAACACAGCCGCTGTCGGGATTGTTCATGACGAGGAAACGGATATCGACGAATGTGTTGCACTGGTTTTCAAAGAGCCACACAGCTTTACCGGCGAAAATGTCGTTGAACTGTCATGCCACGGCGGCGTTTATATATTAAGACGGGTTTTGGAAGCGGCGATAAAATCTGGTGCAAGACCGGCCGGGCCCGGCGAATTTACCAAAAGGGCCTTCCTTAATGGGAAAATGGATTTGACAGAAGCGGAAGCAGTGATGGATCTTATCAGTGCTCAGGGAGAGACCGCGGCACGGGCTGCGCTTTCACAGCACAAGGGTGCACTTTTCAAGGAAATCGAAAAGGTGAAGAAAAGCCTCATAGAATTGTCCGCGGATATCACTGCTTGGGTAGATTTTCCCGATGAGGACGTGCCATCTCTCGAACCCCAGACACTTATAAACACACTAAGTGACGTAAAAAACGAGCTTGAAAAGCTGCGTGATAACTACAGCCGCGGAAGGATCATCAAAGAGGGCGTTGAAACAGTAATCATAGGGCGGCCGAATGTAGGGAAGTCAACGCTGATGAACGCCATATCCGGTTATGAAAAAAGTATAGTGACGGAGATTCCCGGAACAACCAGAGATGTTGTAGAGGACAGCGTTGCTTTTGCCGGCGTCGTTTTGAAACTGTGGGATACGGCGGGAATTAGGGAAACCGATGATCCGGTTGAAAGTATCGGAGTCAAACGGGCTAAAGAAAAATTGGATGATGCCCAATTAATACTCGCGGTTTTTGACGGTTCAAAGGAACTGACAGATGATGATAAAAAAATCATTGAGCAAACATCAGGCAGGAATGTAATCGCTGTTGTAAACAAGTGTGATCTGCCCTTAAAAATTAACAAATCGTATATAGAGAATAGAATTAAACCCGTAGTTTATATTTCAGCGGGAAAACAAGAGGGAATAGAGAAACTCGAAGAGAAGATAAAAGAGATTATCGGGACTTCATCATTTGATCCAAGCGCCGCATATCTTGCAAACCTGCGGCAGTTGGAGTGCGTCAAGCGGGCAGATGAAGCAATCAATATGGCTATTGATACGGTGGAAAAAGGTTTTACCCTTGATGCTGTCACCGTTTTCATCGACGACGCGTTAAACGCCATATTTGAGCTTACCGGAGAAAGGGCATCTGATTCAGTTATCGACAGGGTTTTCAGCAAATTCTGTATAGGAAAATAA
- the rsmG gene encoding Ribosomal RNA small subunit methyltransferase G (High confidence in function and specificity) — protein MDILKEKLISGAKALGIELDEAALQKFEAFTGELLEWNKVMNLTAITEPEQIAVKHYVDSLSLLKYADIKKDAKIADVGCGAGFPGVPVKIVREDISLYCIDSLGKRIKFLENVKEKLNFQQFECLHSRAEDAGRQPQLRGSFDYVFARAVAKLRVLAEYCIPLLKTGGAFIAMKAGDVEEEISEAKNAIKTLGGKIESVSEYTLPGTDIARTIIVISKIADTPAKYPRPSAKIAKAPL, from the coding sequence TTGGATATTTTAAAAGAAAAACTAATCTCGGGCGCGAAGGCGCTGGGGATTGAGCTTGATGAGGCAGCGCTTCAAAAGTTTGAGGCCTTTACCGGTGAGCTGCTGGAATGGAATAAGGTTATGAACCTGACGGCAATTACTGAACCGGAACAGATAGCGGTTAAACATTATGTGGACAGCCTTTCTCTTTTAAAATACGCGGATATAAAAAAAGACGCAAAAATAGCTGACGTTGGCTGCGGCGCCGGTTTTCCCGGTGTACCTGTAAAGATTGTACGGGAAGATATCTCACTTTATTGCATAGACAGCCTCGGAAAGAGAATTAAATTTCTTGAAAACGTAAAAGAAAAGCTGAATTTTCAGCAGTTCGAGTGTCTGCACTCAAGGGCGGAAGACGCAGGCAGACAGCCTCAATTGCGTGGAAGTTTCGATTATGTTTTTGCCAGAGCTGTCGCGAAACTGCGTGTTCTCGCAGAATACTGCATACCACTCCTTAAAACGGGAGGAGCGTTTATCGCCATGAAAGCAGGCGATGTAGAAGAGGAAATCAGCGAAGCGAAAAACGCAATAAAAACGCTGGGGGGAAAGATTGAGTCTGTAAGCGAATATACACTGCCCGGCACGGATATCGCCCGCACAATAATTGTAATAAGCAAGATTGCTGATACGCCGGCGAAATATCCGCGGCCGTCTGCAAAGATAGCGAAAGCCCCGTTGTGA
- the noc gene encoding Nucleoid occlusion protein (High confidence in function and specificity), translated as MSWLNKDRKMSSCRVIQVSVASILPNPQQPRHTFDTDSLLSLAQSIRRNGILQPLTVREKENGEYELVAGERRLRAAIMAGYTSVPCIAVNLDDTQSAVMSLIENLQREDLNFFDEAAGIAALIEQCGLTQEEVADRLGKAQSTIANKLRLLRLSSSEQETIMRLGLTERHARALLKLNSQQREIALSEIEKHNYNVEETERLVEAIKNPREPVNEGKRLSVIKDIRIFFNTINNAIDLMRRSGINAVAKKQEFDDYYEYTVRIPKTEKQLEKLA; from the coding sequence ATGAGTTGGCTGAATAAAGACAGGAAAATGAGCAGTTGCCGCGTTATTCAGGTATCTGTTGCTTCGATACTGCCTAACCCTCAGCAGCCGCGGCATACCTTTGATACCGACTCGCTGTTGTCTTTGGCGCAAAGTATCAGGCGCAACGGGATACTACAGCCCCTGACAGTTCGTGAGAAAGAAAACGGCGAGTACGAACTTGTTGCAGGTGAACGCAGGTTAAGGGCCGCGATTATGGCCGGTTATACATCCGTTCCTTGTATCGCTGTCAATCTCGACGACACTCAGTCTGCGGTAATGAGCCTTATTGAAAACCTGCAGCGGGAGGATCTAAACTTTTTTGATGAGGCGGCTGGCATAGCAGCGCTTATAGAGCAGTGCGGGCTGACACAAGAGGAAGTGGCAGACAGGCTCGGAAAGGCCCAGTCCACAATAGCAAATAAGCTGCGGCTTCTACGGCTAAGCAGCTCGGAACAGGAAACGATTATGAGGCTCGGGCTTACAGAGAGGCACGCGCGAGCACTTTTGAAACTAAACTCGCAGCAGCGCGAGATCGCCCTTTCTGAGATAGAAAAGCATAACTATAATGTAGAGGAAACCGAAAGACTGGTTGAAGCCATTAAAAATCCCCGTGAGCCTGTCAATGAAGGAAAACGGCTGTCGGTTATAAAAGACATACGGATATTCTTTAATACTATCAATAACGCGATTGACCTTATGAGGCGTTCTGGCATAAACGCTGTTGCGAAGAAGCAGGAATTCGACGATTATTATGAATATACGGTGAGAATCCCCAAAACAGAAAAACAGCTTGAAAAGCTTGCGTAA
- the mnmG gene encoding tRNA uridine 5-carboxymethylaminomethyl modification enzyme MnmG (High confidence in function and specificity): MEYYAGSYDVAVIGAGHAGIEAALAAARLNCKTIIFTMNLDAIGNMPCNPSIGGTGKGHLVREIDALGGEMGKAADKTCIQSRMLNRGKGPAVHSLRVQSDRRKYHDYMKHTLETQKGLDLKQAEIVEIRAKDGKVSQIVTRLGAVYDVKAVVIATGTYLEGRIHIGEVNYEGGPDGMFAAKGLSDSLRALGLELMRFKTGTPPRVNKNSVDFSCLEEQPGDEPIVPFSFDTDEKLTNKVVCHIAYTNEETHRIIRENLHRSPIYGGRIEGIGPRYCPSIEDKVVRFSDKKRHQFFIEPMGLDTDEMYLQGLSSSLPEEVQEKFLHTIRGFENLKIMRTAYAIEYDCINPLELKPTLETKKISGLYGAGQFNGTSGYEEAAAQGLVAGINAALKVLGRDPLVLTRANSYIGTLIDDLVTKGTKEPYRMMTSRSEYRLVLRQDNADARLTPIGHEIGLISEERYARFLKKQKMIEEERARVENVTIPPSDELNALLVKKGTAPVKTGIKISELLKRPQISYEDLAPFDVDRKPLPQAVTEQVEISIKYEGYIKREMAKINEMKRLEQKKLPKDIDYSKVKGLRIEAQEKLNKVRPENIGQASRISGVNPADISVLLIYLEQNK; the protein is encoded by the coding sequence GTGGAATATTATGCTGGAAGTTACGACGTCGCCGTCATAGGCGCGGGACACGCTGGCATTGAAGCGGCGCTTGCGGCGGCAAGACTGAACTGCAAAACAATAATATTTACAATGAATCTTGACGCTATTGGCAATATGCCCTGCAACCCGTCAATAGGGGGGACAGGCAAAGGGCATTTAGTCAGAGAAATTGACGCATTAGGCGGCGAGATGGGAAAGGCTGCGGACAAAACCTGTATTCAAAGCCGCATGCTCAACCGAGGAAAAGGCCCCGCCGTCCATTCCCTCAGGGTTCAGAGCGACAGAAGAAAATACCATGATTATATGAAACATACGCTGGAGACTCAGAAGGGTCTCGATTTAAAGCAGGCAGAAATTGTCGAAATCAGAGCGAAAGACGGCAAGGTGAGTCAAATTGTCACACGGCTGGGCGCGGTTTATGATGTAAAGGCAGTGGTAATAGCCACCGGCACATACCTTGAGGGGCGTATTCATATCGGCGAAGTAAATTATGAGGGAGGGCCAGACGGCATGTTTGCCGCAAAGGGCCTTTCAGATTCCCTTCGGGCGCTGGGGCTGGAACTGATGCGGTTTAAGACCGGAACGCCACCAAGGGTAAACAAAAACAGCGTAGATTTCTCCTGCCTTGAAGAACAGCCCGGGGATGAACCGATTGTACCGTTCTCTTTTGATACGGACGAAAAGCTGACAAACAAGGTCGTCTGCCATATAGCCTATACAAATGAGGAAACCCATAGAATTATAAGAGAAAATCTCCACAGGTCGCCGATTTACGGCGGGCGCATAGAAGGTATCGGGCCAAGATACTGCCCGAGCATTGAGGACAAAGTCGTGCGTTTTTCTGATAAAAAAAGACATCAATTTTTCATTGAACCGATGGGGCTTGATACGGACGAGATGTATCTGCAGGGGCTTTCGTCTTCGCTGCCTGAGGAGGTGCAGGAAAAATTTCTGCACACAATCCGCGGTTTTGAAAACCTGAAGATTATGAGAACCGCTTATGCGATAGAATATGACTGCATTAATCCCCTTGAACTCAAGCCAACGCTGGAAACTAAAAAGATTTCTGGACTTTATGGGGCTGGGCAGTTTAACGGAACCTCTGGATATGAGGAGGCGGCGGCCCAGGGGCTTGTCGCCGGTATCAACGCAGCACTGAAGGTATTGGGGCGCGATCCGCTGGTACTCACCAGGGCAAATTCATATATAGGGACACTTATCGACGATCTGGTTACAAAAGGTACAAAAGAACCATACCGCATGATGACTTCGCGCTCGGAATACAGGCTTGTGTTAAGGCAAGATAATGCCGACGCGAGGCTGACGCCGATAGGGCATGAAATAGGGCTTATCTCAGAGGAGCGTTATGCCCGTTTTCTCAAAAAGCAGAAGATGATTGAAGAGGAGAGGGCAAGGGTTGAGAATGTCACCATTCCCCCTTCTGATGAGCTCAACGCCTTGCTGGTAAAAAAAGGGACGGCGCCGGTTAAAACAGGAATAAAGATTTCAGAGCTGCTGAAGCGTCCGCAGATTTCCTATGAAGACCTTGCGCCTTTTGATGTAGACAGGAAGCCGCTGCCGCAGGCAGTAACTGAACAGGTTGAGATTTCTATTAAATATGAAGGCTATATAAAACGCGAGATGGCCAAGATAAACGAGATGAAGAGACTGGAGCAAAAGAAGCTGCCGAAAGATATAGATTATTCAAAAGTAAAAGGACTCCGCATAGAGGCCCAGGAGAAGCTTAACAAGGTTCGCCCAGAGAACATCGGGCAGGCTTCAAGGATATCAGGGGTAAACCCAGCGGATATTTCAGTATTGTTAATATATCTTGAACAGAACAAGTAA
- a CDS encoding single-stranded nucleic acid binding R3H domain-containing protein (High confidence in function and specificity) — translation MKREVVATGKTVEEAIQSACKMLNADRDNVDVEILELPSKRLLGLLGASDAKVKVTVKETVEERAKNYLMEILSKMNLPNVTIETKETDGGILFDLKGEGLGVIIGHRGETLDAIQYLTSLVANRGEDEYKRITIDTGNYREKREKTLTSLARRIAQNAVKTRRSTTLEPMNPYERRIIHTAVQEVKGAASWSIGEDPNRRVVIGTEGGQKNWRGPRQH, via the coding sequence TTGAAACGTGAAGTCGTTGCCACCGGAAAAACGGTAGAAGAAGCAATACAATCAGCTTGTAAAATGCTTAACGCTGACAGGGATAATGTTGATGTAGAAATTCTTGAATTGCCGTCAAAAAGGCTGCTCGGACTGCTTGGAGCTTCTGATGCAAAGGTAAAGGTAACTGTCAAGGAAACAGTTGAAGAGAGAGCTAAGAACTATCTCATGGAGATTCTCAGTAAAATGAATCTTCCTAACGTGACAATAGAAACAAAGGAAACTGACGGTGGTATTCTTTTTGATCTCAAAGGTGAAGGGCTTGGCGTAATAATTGGACACAGGGGAGAAACCCTGGACGCTATACAGTATCTAACCTCGCTCGTCGCTAACCGCGGAGAAGATGAATATAAGAGAATTACCATCGACACAGGCAATTACCGTGAGAAAAGAGAAAAAACGCTAACTTCACTGGCACGCCGCATCGCCCAGAATGCGGTTAAAACCCGACGCAGTACAACACTTGAACCAATGAATCCATACGAAAGACGTATTATCCATACGGCTGTTCAGGAGGTTAAAGGGGCAGCGTCATGGTCTATCGGCGAGGATCCGAACAGACGTGTAGTAATAGGAACTGAAGGCGGCCAAAAGAATTGGAGAGGCCCGCGTCAACACTGA
- a CDS encoding hypothetical protein (Family membership), whose protein sequence is MNIFSALINAFNAIICYPLGAILKLFFTFIPNYAVLLILFTILTRIALFPLAVKQQKSSAEMLRMRPKMERLQKKYAKDRQKLQEEMSKLYQEEGYNPLAGCLPALVQIPILYGLYNVVYNPLTYIMWYPQSVVDKMKGILMPFITKDFGSNIHSTDPKIQIYMAKEMGRHMDKLGFLGNAKSIDFNFLGIDLSENPKFALTALVAIPILCYITQALSSWLSFKMTSKMQEGQPGSSMNKFIFPFVLPIWSAWLSTLMPAAVGFYWVITNLFIIIQVLILQKFYSLDKLVKQSEIRAEQRRQAIANGTLKLTRWQKMAQKALEMQKMQAAETNNSKPQPAQKKDEEQPKQQVKLNSKGQKSRSQIKEEQRRRLAKSRQMREEQK, encoded by the coding sequence ATGAATATATTTTCTGCATTAATAAATGCTTTTAATGCAATCATATGCTACCCTCTTGGTGCAATCCTAAAACTTTTCTTCACATTCATCCCCAATTACGCGGTATTGCTTATCCTGTTTACTATATTGACCCGTATAGCACTTTTCCCGCTGGCTGTTAAGCAGCAGAAATCTTCGGCCGAGATGCTGAGAATGAGGCCGAAGATGGAAAGATTGCAGAAAAAGTATGCAAAAGACAGGCAAAAACTTCAGGAAGAGATGTCAAAGCTGTATCAGGAGGAAGGCTATAACCCCCTTGCAGGCTGTCTTCCTGCGCTGGTCCAGATCCCTATCCTGTACGGTTTGTATAATGTTGTATATAACCCGCTGACATATATAATGTGGTATCCGCAGAGTGTTGTTGACAAAATGAAAGGCATTTTAATGCCATTTATTACCAAAGATTTTGGCAGCAACATTCACTCCACAGACCCCAAAATCCAGATTTATATGGCCAAGGAAATGGGAAGACATATGGACAAGCTCGGTTTCCTTGGCAATGCTAAATCAATTGATTTTAATTTCTTAGGCATTGACCTTTCTGAAAATCCAAAGTTTGCGCTGACAGCGCTTGTTGCAATTCCAATCCTGTGCTATATAACGCAGGCGCTTTCGTCTTGGCTGAGTTTCAAAATGACAAGTAAAATGCAAGAGGGCCAGCCGGGCAGCAGCATGAATAAATTTATCTTTCCGTTTGTGTTGCCTATCTGGTCCGCATGGCTGTCAACTTTGATGCCGGCTGCTGTAGGTTTCTACTGGGTTATCACAAACCTTTTCATTATAATTCAAGTATTGATACTTCAAAAATTCTACAGTCTTGACAAACTCGTCAAACAGTCGGAAATTAGAGCTGAGCAGCGGCGACAGGCCATTGCGAACGGAACATTAAAGCTAACCCGTTGGCAGAAGATGGCCCAGAAGGCCTTAGAAATGCAGAAAATGCAAGCGGCTGAAACAAACAATTCAAAGCCTCAACCGGCGCAGAAAAAGGATGAAGAACAGCCCAAGCAGCAGGTGAAACTTAATTCCAAGGGTCAGAAGAGCAGAAGCCAAATAAAAGAAGAGCAGAGAAGACGTTTGGCTAAATCGAGACAGATGAGAGAAGAGCAAAAATAA